The following proteins are co-located in the Tripterygium wilfordii isolate XIE 37 chromosome 2, ASM1340144v1, whole genome shotgun sequence genome:
- the LOC120011298 gene encoding E3 ubiquitin-protein ligase RHA2B-like — protein MFRYVFWITSLLKGALDFILQKTSLSSSSVPETSDQELISRVEYSESGESVECPVCLCQIVGGEEIGELRCGHLFHGVCMDRWLSFKHSTCPLCRDCLVPSTTFTPYGAQVILFKFYSFGPGDGDTDTDTWWLR, from the coding sequence ATGTTCAGATACGTATTCTGGATTACTAGTCTTCTAAAGGGTGCACTGGATTTCATACTCCAGAAAACTTCGTTATCGTCATCATCTGTGCCGGAAACTAGCGACCAGGAACTAATAAGCAGAGTAGAGTATTCGGAGTCTGGGGAATCGGTGGAGTGTCCGGTCTGTTTGTGTCAGATTGTAGGAGGAGAAGAGATCGGAGAACTACGATGCGGCCATCTGTTTCACGGGGTCTGCATGGACAGATGGCTCTCGTTTAAGCACTCCACGTGCCCGCTTTGCCGGGATTGTTTGGTTCCGAGTACAACTTTCACCCCGTACGGAGCTCAAGTGATTCTGttcaagttttactcgtttggTCCCGGAGACGGTGATACTGATACTGACACGTGGTGGTTGCGGTGA